One Salvia splendens isolate huo1 chromosome 12, SspV2, whole genome shotgun sequence genomic window carries:
- the LOC121758132 gene encoding manganese-dependent ADP-ribose/CDP-alcohol diphosphatase-like — translation MGYAEELITLEGEEPLASFGVITDVQYADIPDGVSFLGVPRYYRHSINVLQRAVKKWNKEKVDFVINFGDMVDGYCPKDQSLAAVKDIVNEFSLFNGPVYHLIGNHCLYNLPRDTLLPMLNIPPSDLHAYYDFSPVPEYRFVVLDGYDISGIGWPEDHPNAVKAVDFLLERNPNSDKNSPNGLLGRDRRFLMFNGAVGKEQLEWLDGVLQDATSLNQKVVICSHLPLDPNASSNEALLWNYNEVMDLIHRYDCVKVCLSGHDHKGGYSVDSHGVHHRILEAALECPPGTNAFGHIDLYPNGLLLSGTDRMETQEIVYSRC, via the coding sequence ATGGGTTATGCAGAAGAGCTTATCACGTTAGAAGGAGAAGAGCCTCTGGCTTCCTTTGGGGTAATAACTGATGTTCAGTATGCTGACATCCCAGATGGCGTCTCGTTTCTTGGTGTCCCCCGCTACTACAGGCACAGCATCAACGTGCTGCAGAGAGCAGTCAAGAAATGGAACAAAGAGAAGGTGGACTTTGTGATCAATTTTGGGGACATGGTTGATGGATACTGCCCCAAAGATCAATCTCTAGCTGCTGTCAAGGATATTGTCAATGAATTCAGCCTCTTCAATGGCCCAGTATATCACTTGATAGGCAACCACTGTCTGTACAATCTCCCACGCGACACATTGCTACCTATGCTTAACATCCCTCCAAGTGATCTTCATGCCTATTACGACTTCTCCCCTGTTCCAGAGTACAGATTTGTGGTTCTTGATGGCTATGACATCAGTGGCATTGGTTGGCCTGAGGATCATCCAAATGCAGTGAAGGCAGTCGATTTTCTTTTGGAGAGAAATCCGAATTCGGACAAGAATAGCCCTAATGGACTTCTTGGAAGGGACAGGAGGTTCCTCATGTTCAACGGGGCAGTAGGGAAAGAGCAGCTTGAGTGGCTGGATGGAGTCCTTCAAGATGCAACGAGCTTGAACCAGAAGGTGGTGATCTGCTCCCATCTGCCTTTGGATCCCAACGCTTCGTCTAATGAGGCGTTGCTTTGGAACTACAACGAGGTGATGGACTTGATACACCGGTACGATTGCGTGAAAGTTTGCCTTTCAGGGCATGATCACAAGGGGGGTTACTCGGTGGACTCCCATGGGGTCCACCACCGGATCCTCGAGGCCGCGTTGGAGTGCCCCCCGGGGACCAATGCTTTCGGGCACATTGATCTGTACCCCAATGGTTTGCTGCTGTCAGGTACTGATAGAATGGAGACTCAAGAGATTGTTTACAGTCGCTGCTAG
- the LOC121757381 gene encoding high-affinity nitrate transporter 3.1-like: MEINRAIVATILLSCLAASCYAITFSSLKRTLDLDASVKAGQVLKAGEAKITVSWKVNTTYPAGTESSYKTVKVQLCYAPISQKDRGWRKTVDLLKKDKTCQHTIVERPYSASDNSVTYTVKRDVPTATYFIRAYVYNAAGEQVGYGQTTNAEKSANLFSIEGVTGRHVSLDIAAVCFSAFSVVSLFGFFFMEKRKAKASN, from the exons ATGGAGATCAACAGAGCTATCGTTGCAACCATCTTGCTTTCGTGCTTGGCCGCCTCTTGCTACGCCATCACCTTCTCTTCTCTCAAGAGAACCCTTGACCTCGACGCTTCAGTCAAAGCCGGCCAAG TACTGAAGGCGGGAGAAGCCAAGATAACGGTGTCGTGGAAAGTGAACACGACGTATCCCGCGGGGACAGAGTCGAGCTACAAGACGGTGAAGGTGCAGCTGTGCTACGCTCCGATCAGCCAGAAGGACCGTGGGTGGAGGAAGACGGTGGACCTCTTGAAGAAGGACAAGACGTGCCAGCACACCATCGTGGAGAGGCCATACTCCGCCTCCGACAACTCCGTCACCTACACCGTCAAGAGGGACGTGCCCACCGCCACCTACTTCATCAGGGCTTACGTCTACAACGCTGCCGGCGAGCAGGTCGGCTACGGCCAAACCACCAACGCCGAGAAGTCCGCCAACCTCTTCTCCATCGAGGGTGTCACGGGCCGCCACGTGTCACTCGACATCGCCGCGGTTTGcttctccgccttctcggttgTGTCGCTCTTTGGATTCTTCTTCATGGAGAAGAGGAAGGCTAAGGCCTCCaactga